In one window of Hyla sarda isolate aHylSar1 chromosome 1, aHylSar1.hap1, whole genome shotgun sequence DNA:
- the LOC130365564 gene encoding inactive tyrosine-protein kinase PRAG1-like, which produces MQKAIAVTKGLRMPACNDFVEHIWKPGFCKNCFHPKSDHRKHQAPSDGKVGNLPVLPSLNGIRIKQENTNQDDDIVIAALYSKPTIAVKPTMITSETAEEWAELNHTETLTQVSWKSGDISGNILDKITKPFTPNFTSSNEIPTYIFNGLSTHDKKTEINAVQNLTYVSHFGGQVDKAVFLKEKVSEPAEQCSLFSKQNKDGDIKKPNYFQAEPAVLSSKIRSVYNSGTQSVADRLSPNGSLHSKDKTDPRLCNQTRSANDSKPCHNSEQASSKSMFFSRMKVSLHSESHNLSCVGIKDSPLASPTIADSQTEFQSSVSPVDGRDNEPIYAESTKRKGFASKGTKTVMQTEKVHSKQEENGTIENQCSVGIERVLQESTTHVAARITVMAAHTEEDNRTIYLSSPDSAVGVEWSCSSPSSVENLSLSPTFLWGERNHGKGIDGNKKYQASLSQKFQSSSSLVVPAKTTKFEDFSTSKLSSPMHTIGMLSSIPHKKEPLVLNDRCLTGDRRQRITQAAWNRQCRIDEEEEEETSPVSSQPRPSGQPHASSYIAEERDTMDVPRGQKGMSKSVSCPVELSKASNGVEDSSAPPPPPPPKKQPRQFKMNKSSCELENISLGSVESLGESFKATNVSNSNVNINVSFSTGSMDSLDSRTCSEGGQSCEAVTSPSLSSGTEKKHFAQVSFSVDSGMEAQNGLPPPLPVKKSMNRAVSAPDNSAWGRAFPPRTGSNPNSPRLNLSQSENNVCGEEPTLLSHPLSPVDRHAMFSSSESLEICCRGNGHRNEVRSRNCLQSRGTPAMSVSQLSVSSHISSASSLQLHHLLSNIDSKEGMYAKLSGLYAQSTRRLMNKCEDYFMRDQKKELHFNENNWSLFKLTSNKPCCNAGDAIYYCATCAKDPVNNYAVKLCRTVDTKTPIYSNLSLPVHFNIQQDCGHFLASVPSSLLHPLETSTNEISQTVGPSSEEDCVVVITREVPYRTAADFVKESSSFHNTQPEIYERQVCLLLLQLCNGLEHLKEHAIIHRDLCLENLLLVHFQTTPDKIKDGKYVPRLIVSNFSKAKQRPGSEDCKVKRDKTRLAPEIMVASQYKKFDEFQTGILIYELLHQQNPFEARSSLHEHEYSHKDLPPLQNLSVYSRGLQHLAHLLLEADPIKRIRISEAKRILQCLLWGPRKDLTDQPFSHEEALHCALQNWIDMKRALLMMKFAERALEPEHNVSLEDWLCCQYLASADPCYLYKTLKLIKLIT; this is translated from the exons TGGAAATCTGGGGACATTTCGGGAAATATTCTGGATAAGATTACAAAGCCTTTCACCCCTAATTTCACCTCTTCCAATGAAATACCCACATATATCTTCAATGGATTGTCAACTCACGATAAGAAGACTGAGATTAATGCAGTGCAAAATTTGACTTACGTGAGTCATTTTGGTGGTCAGGTTGACAAAGCTGTGTTTCTTAAGGAAAAGGTGTCTGAACCTGCAGAACAATGTAGTctcttttcaaagcaaaataaagATGGAGACATTAAGAAGCCAAACTACTTCCAAGCAGAACCTGCAGTATTATCATCGAAGATCAGAAGTGTTTATAACTCAGGAACCCAATCTGTAGCGGACAGGCTATCTCCAAATGGAAGTCTTCATTCTAAAGACAAAACTGATCCAAGATTGTGCAACCAAACAAGGTCTGCAAATGATAGCAAGCCATGCCATAACTCAGAACAAGCTTCTAGTAAGAGCATGTTTTTTAGCCGAATGAAAGTTTCACTTCATTCTGAGTCACATAACCTCTCATGTGTTGGTATAAAGGACAGCCCTCTTGCATCTCCAACTATTGCAGATTCCCAGACTGAGTTTCAGTCCTCTGTATCGCCAGTTGACGGAAGGGACAATGAACCAATTTATGCTGAAAGTACTAAAAGAAAAGGTTTTGCGAGCAAGGGGACTAAAACAGTAATGCAAACAGAGAAAGTTCATTCTAAGCAGGAGGAGAATGGCACCATAGAGAACCAGTGTTCTGTGGGCATTGAGAGGGTATTACAGGAGTCTACAACACACGTGGCAGCTAGGATAACCGTCATGGCTGCCCACACAGAAGAAGACAACAGAACGATTTACTTGAGCAGCCCTGATTCTGCAGTTGGAGTTGAATGGTCATGCAGTAGCCCCTCATCTGTAGAGAATTTGAGTCTCTCACCTACTTTTCTTTGGGGAGAAAGGAACCATGGAAAAGGTATTGATGGCAATAAAAAGTACCAGGCCTCATTATCACAGAAATTCCAAAGCAGCTCCAGTCTGGTAGTGCCAGCTAAAACTACCAAATTTGAGGATTTTTCTACTTCCAAGTTATCATCCCCAATGCACACCATTGGGATGTTATCTTCAATACCCCATAAAAAGGAACCcttggtgctgaatgacagatgtcTAACTGGAGACCGCAGGCAGAGAATCACACAGGCAGCATGGAATCGACAGTGTAGGATtgatgaagaagaagaggaggagacgtcacctgtttCCTCACAGCCACGACCAAGTGGACAGCCCCATGCTTCCAGCTATATTGCTGAAGAAAGAGACACTATGGATGTACCCAGAGGTCAAAAAGGCATGAGTAAGTCTGTCTCCTGTCCTGTTGAACTCTCTAAAGCAAGTAATGGTGTTGAAGACTCCTctgcaccaccaccacctcctccaccaaaaaaacAGCCCAG GCAATTTAAAATGAACAAGAGTAGCTGTGAACTGGAGAATATAAGTCTTGGATCTGTGGAGAGTCTTGGAGAATCATTTAAGGCAACAAACGTCAGTAACTCAAATGTGAACATCAATGTCAGCTTCAGTACTGGTTCTATGGACAGCTTGGACTCCAGGACATGCAGTGAAGGAG GTCAGTCATGTGAAGCCGTCACGTCTCCAAGTCTTTCATCTGGCACAGAGAAAAAGCATTTTGCCCAAGTTTCATTTTCTGTGGACTCTGGAATGGAGGCTCAGAATGGACTGCCGCCTCCATTGCCTGTAAAGAAGTCAATGAACAGGGCTGTGTCAGCACCAGATAACTCTGCATGGGGTCGGGCTTTCCCACCAAGAACTGGATCCAATCCAAATAGTCCAAGGCTTAATCTTAGTCAGTCAGAAAACAATGTCTGTGGAGAAGAACCCACACTACTCAGCCATCCTTTAAGTCCAGTCGACAGACATGCCATGTTTTCTTCATCAGAGTCCTTGGAGATCTGCTGTAGAGGCAATGGTCACAGAAATGAGGTTAGGAGCAGAAATTGTCTACAAAGCCGGGGAACACCAGCCATGTCCGTGTCACAGCTTAGCGTTTCAAGTCATATTTCCTCTGCTTCAAGTCTTCAGCTCCACCACCTTCTTAGCAACATAGACAGTAAAGAGGGGATGTATGCCAAACTCAGTGGGCTTTATGCGCAATCCACAAGACGTTTAATGAACAAATGTGAGGATTACTTTATGCGGGACCAAAAGAAGGAACTGCATTTCAATGAAAATAACTGGTCGCTCTTTAAGCTGACAAGCAACAAGCCTTGCTGCAATGCTGGAGATGCCATCTATTACTGTGCGACATGTGCTAAGGACCCTGTGAATAACTATGCTGTGAAG TTATGTAGAACAGTCGACACAAAAACCCCTATTTACTCCAACCTTTCTTTACCGGTCCACTTCAACATACAGCAAGATTGTGGGCACTTTTTGGCTTCTGTACCTTCAAGCTTGTTACATCCCTTGGAAACATCAACAAATGAGATATCACAGACAGTTGGCCCATCCTCTGAGGAAGATTGTGTGGTGGTTATAACTCGAGAGGTGCCTTACCGTACAGCTGCAGACTTTGTCAAGGAGTCCTCATCGTTTCATAATACTCAGCCAGAAATTTATGAGCGGCAAGTCTGCCTACTTCTATTACAGCTTTGCAATGGCTTGGAGCACTTAAAGGAGCATGCCATCATCCACCGAGACCTTTGTTTGGAAAATCTGCTTCTTGTTCACTTCCAGACCACACCTGATAAGATTAAAGATGGAAAGTATGTTCCAAGACTTATTGTGAGCAACTTCTCAAAAGCCAAACAGAGACCTGGGTCTGAAGACTGCAAAGTAAAAAGGGATAAGACCAGACTGGCACCAGAAATCATGGTTGCCTCCCAGTATAAAAAATTTGATGAGTTCCAGACAGGGATCCTTATTTATGAATTACTCCACCAACAAAACCCATTTGAGGCCCGTTCAAGTCTtcatgagcatgagtacagtcaTAAAGACTTGCCCCCACTCCAGAACTTATCGGTTTATTCTCGTGGCCTCCAACATCTTGCCCACTTACTTTTGGAGGCTGATCCCATTAAACGCATTCGTATTTCTGAAGCAAAGCGCATTCTTCAGTGTCTTTTATGGGGTCCAAGAAAAGACTTAACAGATCAACCTTTTAGCCATGAAGAGGCATTACACTGTGCCCTTCAGAACTGGATTGACATGAAGCGAGCCCTTCTCATGATGAAGTTTGCAGAGCGTGCTTTAGAGCCGGAACATAACGTTTCTCTAGAGGACTGGCTATGCTGCCAGTATTTGGCATCTGCAGATCCTTGCTACCTTTATAAAACACTGAAACTTATCAAACTCATTACATGA